The proteins below come from a single Erysipelothrix piscisicarius genomic window:
- a CDS encoding class I SAM-dependent methyltransferase has translation MRVPTEWTDFEVLDAGNGLKTERYHDIIVRRPDPVATWKPTTPGMPIDAFFKEGWHFNRTLPESWIIKYKDLNFKVRPTSFKHTGIFPEQAVNWDWMRSVIKSHNEPVRILNLFGYTGGATIACAKENVEEVVHIDALKGMIAWTRENIELNDLNDKKIRTIVEDAMKFIEREKRRGRTYHGIIMDPPSFGRGPKGERWKIEDQLQPLLNASMELLDPNALFVVLNTYTTNLTPKKVRHALNDALRNQNLPINTQSEAIGLPITSMDTMLPCGVTTRWCYDENLL, from the coding sequence ATTTTGAAGTCCTCGACGCAGGAAATGGATTAAAAACAGAACGCTATCATGATATTATTGTGCGACGTCCTGATCCTGTTGCGACATGGAAACCCACAACCCCGGGCATGCCGATTGATGCTTTTTTTAAGGAGGGATGGCATTTTAATCGAACCCTTCCCGAAAGTTGGATTATCAAATATAAAGATTTAAACTTTAAAGTTCGCCCAACATCTTTTAAACATACCGGGATTTTCCCTGAACAAGCTGTTAACTGGGATTGGATGCGTTCTGTTATCAAATCCCACAATGAGCCAGTTCGCATTCTTAATTTATTTGGATATACCGGCGGTGCGACCATCGCTTGTGCCAAAGAAAATGTTGAAGAGGTTGTTCATATTGATGCACTTAAAGGAATGATTGCTTGGACACGGGAAAACATCGAACTGAATGATTTAAATGATAAAAAAATTCGAACAATCGTTGAAGATGCTATGAAATTTATTGAACGTGAAAAACGTCGCGGACGGACCTATCATGGTATCATCATGGATCCGCCAAGTTTTGGACGGGGGCCTAAAGGAGAGCGTTGGAAAATTGAAGATCAACTGCAACCGCTCCTTAACGCTTCTATGGAACTTTTAGATCCCAATGCACTTTTTGTCGTCTTAAATACTTATACGACAAATCTTACGCCTAAAAAAGTTCGTCACGCGTTAAATGATGCGCTGCGCAATCAAAACCTTCCGATAAACACACAAAGCGAAGCGATAGGACTACCTATCACATCCATGGATACAATGTTACCCTGTGGCGTCACAACAAGGTGGTGTTATGATGAAAATCTTTTATGA